The following coding sequences are from one Streptomyces sp. NBC_01485 window:
- a CDS encoding sulfurtransferase, whose protein sequence is MSRSDVLVDADWVEANLDNADIAIVEVDEDTSAYEKNHIRNAIRIDWTKDLQDPVRRDFVDQEGFEKLLSAKGIGNDTLVILYGGNNNWFASYAYWYFKLYGHDNVKLLDGGRKKWELDARELVEEVPARPETSYSAKPQNTAIRAFRDDVVAAIGAQNLVDVRSPDEFSGKLLAPAHLPQEQSQRPGHVPSARNIPWSKNANDDGTFKSDDALKELYADEQVDLAKDTIAYCRIGERSALTWFVLHELLGVENVKNYDGSWTEYGSLVGVPIELGANK, encoded by the coding sequence ATGAGCCGCAGCGACGTCCTGGTCGACGCAGACTGGGTCGAGGCCAATCTCGACAACGCCGACATCGCCATCGTCGAGGTCGACGAGGACACGTCCGCGTACGAGAAGAACCACATCCGCAACGCCATCCGGATCGACTGGACCAAGGATCTCCAGGACCCGGTCCGCCGTGACTTCGTCGACCAGGAGGGCTTCGAGAAGCTCCTGTCGGCCAAGGGCATCGGCAACGACACGCTGGTGATCCTGTACGGCGGCAACAACAACTGGTTCGCGTCCTACGCCTACTGGTACTTCAAGCTGTACGGCCACGACAACGTCAAGCTGCTCGACGGTGGCCGCAAGAAGTGGGAGCTGGACGCCCGCGAGCTGGTCGAGGAGGTGCCCGCGCGCCCCGAGACGTCCTACTCGGCCAAGCCGCAGAACACCGCCATCCGCGCCTTCCGCGACGACGTCGTGGCGGCGATCGGCGCGCAGAACCTGGTCGACGTCCGCTCGCCCGACGAGTTCAGCGGCAAGCTGCTCGCGCCGGCCCACCTCCCGCAGGAGCAGTCGCAGCGTCCGGGCCACGTCCCGTCCGCCCGCAACATCCCGTGGTCGAAGAACGCCAACGACGACGGCACCTTCAAGTCGGACGACGCGCTCAAGGAGCTCTACGCCGACGAGCAGGTCGACCTCGCCAAGGACACGATCGCCTACTGCCGCATCGGCGAGCGCTCGGCCCTGACCTGGTTCGTGCTGCACGAGCTGCTGGGCGTGGAGAACGTCAAGAACTACGACGGCTCCTGGACCGAGTACGGCTCCCTGGTCGGCGTCCCGATCGAGCTCGGCGCCAACAAGTAA
- a CDS encoding response regulator transcription factor — MSSLLLLTNALQPSTEVLPALGLLLHNVRVAPAEGPALVDTPGADVILIDGRRDLPQVRSLCQLLRSTGPGCPLVLVVTEGGLAAVTADWGIDDVLLDTAGPAEVEARLRLAMGRQQIVNDDSPMEIRNGDLSVDEATYSAKLKGRVLDLTFKEFELLKYLAQHPGRVFTRAQLLQEVWGYDYFGGTRTVDVHVRRLRAKLGPEHESLIGTVRNVGYRFVTPEKGERATDESKAKAERAAQANTEDADNAAALDAEEVSAEA; from the coding sequence ATGAGTTCTCTGCTGCTCCTGACCAACGCTCTCCAGCCGTCGACGGAGGTGCTGCCCGCTCTCGGCCTGCTGCTGCACAACGTGCGCGTGGCTCCGGCGGAGGGCCCCGCCCTCGTCGACACCCCCGGCGCCGACGTCATCCTGATCGACGGCCGCCGTGATCTGCCCCAGGTGCGCAGCCTGTGCCAGTTGCTGCGCTCCACCGGCCCCGGCTGTCCACTCGTCCTCGTCGTGACCGAGGGCGGCCTCGCAGCCGTCACCGCCGACTGGGGCATCGACGACGTCCTCCTCGACACCGCCGGACCGGCGGAGGTCGAGGCCCGGCTGCGGCTGGCCATGGGCCGCCAGCAGATCGTCAACGACGACTCCCCGATGGAGATCCGCAACGGCGACCTGTCGGTCGACGAGGCGACCTACAGCGCGAAGCTGAAGGGCCGGGTCCTCGACCTCACCTTCAAGGAGTTCGAGCTCCTGAAGTACCTCGCCCAGCACCCCGGCCGCGTCTTCACCCGCGCCCAGCTCCTCCAGGAGGTCTGGGGTTACGACTACTTCGGCGGCACCCGCACGGTCGACGTCCACGTACGACGGCTGCGCGCGAAGCTCGGCCCGGAGCACGAGTCGCTGATCGGGACCGTGCGGAACGTGGGTTATCGATTCGTTACCCCCGAGAAGGGGGAGCGCGCCACGGACGAGTCGAAGGCCAAGGCGGAGCGGGCGGCGCAGGCAAACACGGAGGATGCGGACAACGCGGCCGCCCTGGACGCCGAAGAGGTCTCGGCGGAGGCGTAG
- a CDS encoding MoaD/ThiS family protein, producing MPKVTVRYWAAAKAAAGVAEEPHDADTLAEALDAARTRHPGELVRVLRRCSFLIDGDPVGTRAHETVRLADGGTVEVLPPFAGG from the coding sequence ATGCCCAAGGTCACGGTGCGCTACTGGGCGGCCGCCAAGGCCGCGGCCGGGGTCGCCGAGGAGCCGCACGACGCGGACACCCTCGCCGAGGCCCTCGACGCCGCGCGTACGCGACACCCCGGCGAACTGGTGCGTGTCCTGCGGCGATGCTCGTTCCTCATCGACGGTGACCCCGTGGGCACCCGCGCACATGAGACGGTACGGCTGGCCGACGGCGGCACGGTCGAGGTGCTCCCGCCGTTCGCAGGAGGGTGA
- the dtd gene encoding D-aminoacyl-tRNA deacylase, whose product MRAVVQRVDGASVVVDGETVGEISGEGLCVLVGVTHEDTRETAAQLARKLWSVRMLNDEKSCSDIDAPLLVISQFTLYGDARKGRRPTWNAAAPGDVAEPLVDEVVARLRALGATVATGRFGAQMRVSLTNDGPFTVLIEM is encoded by the coding sequence ATGCGAGCGGTGGTGCAGAGAGTGGACGGCGCGAGCGTCGTCGTGGACGGCGAGACGGTCGGGGAGATCAGCGGCGAGGGCCTGTGCGTCCTGGTCGGGGTCACCCACGAGGACACCAGGGAGACGGCGGCCCAGCTCGCCCGCAAGCTGTGGTCGGTGCGCATGCTGAACGACGAGAAGTCGTGCAGTGACATCGACGCCCCGCTGCTGGTGATCAGCCAGTTCACGCTGTACGGCGACGCCCGCAAGGGCCGCCGCCCCACCTGGAACGCGGCCGCCCCCGGCGACGTCGCCGAGCCCCTCGTCGACGAGGTCGTCGCCCGGCTGCGCGCCCTCGGCGCGACGGTGGCGACGGGCCGGTTCGGCGCGCAGATGCGCGTGTCACTGACGAACGACGGCCCGTTCACCGTCCTGATCGAGATGTGA
- a CDS encoding Fur family transcriptional regulator, with amino-acid sequence MVNTGSTDWKSDLRQRGYRLTPQRQLVLEAVDTLEHATPDDILVEVRKTASGVNISTVYRTLELLEELGLVSHAHLGHGAPTYHLADRHHHIHLVCRDCQNVIEADVQVAAEFRAKLKASFGFETDMKHFAIFGRCKDCSLKASTGQPSTAQPSTAKASTTES; translated from the coding sequence GTGGTGAACACTGGAAGCACCGACTGGAAGAGCGACCTGCGGCAACGCGGCTACCGGCTGACCCCGCAGCGGCAACTTGTGCTCGAAGCCGTGGACACCCTGGAGCACGCGACCCCCGACGACATCCTCGTGGAAGTGAGGAAGACGGCGTCGGGGGTCAACATCTCGACCGTGTACCGGACCCTGGAGCTCCTGGAGGAGCTCGGGCTGGTCAGCCATGCCCACCTCGGGCACGGCGCGCCGACGTACCATCTCGCCGACCGGCACCACCACATCCACCTCGTCTGCCGGGACTGCCAGAACGTGATCGAGGCGGACGTCCAGGTGGCCGCCGAGTTCCGGGCCAAGCTGAAGGCGAGTTTCGGCTTCGAGACCGACATGAAGCACTTCGCGATCTTCGGCCGCTGCAAGGACTGCTCGCTCAAGGCTTCAACCGGCCAGCCTTCAACTGCCCAGCCTTCAACCGCCAAGGCTTCAACTACCGAGTCGTAG
- a CDS encoding LmeA family phospholipid-binding protein produces the protein MRALRILLVVVVILGGLFVLADRLAVNFAQGEVADKLKTSEGLAATPDVSIKGFPFLTQVVGGSLDDVEVGIKDYEAATGTSGRTIRIDDLQADMKGVAFSGDYSSATAASATGTASITYAELLKTAKSEPTQVMPGVTANVVGLSDGGNGKIKVAVEATVLGTKLPQPVYVLSTVAVEGDTVRVHADSLPSFGGVRAAENEVRSITDFQQKIDELPGGIKLDKVEAGKNGVEISVKGSNVKLAG, from the coding sequence ATGCGTGCGCTTCGAATTCTGCTGGTCGTCGTCGTGATCCTGGGCGGCCTGTTCGTCCTCGCGGACCGGCTCGCCGTCAACTTCGCGCAGGGCGAGGTGGCCGACAAGCTGAAGACCAGCGAGGGCCTCGCCGCCACCCCGGACGTGTCCATCAAGGGCTTCCCGTTCCTCACCCAGGTCGTCGGCGGTTCGCTGGACGACGTCGAGGTCGGCATCAAGGACTACGAGGCGGCGACCGGCACCAGCGGCCGGACCATCCGTATCGACGACCTCCAGGCGGACATGAAGGGCGTCGCGTTCTCCGGCGACTACAGCTCCGCCACCGCGGCCAGCGCCACCGGCACCGCGTCCATCACCTACGCCGAGCTGCTGAAGACGGCGAAGTCCGAGCCGACGCAGGTGATGCCGGGCGTCACCGCCAACGTCGTCGGTCTCTCCGACGGCGGCAACGGCAAGATCAAGGTCGCCGTCGAGGCCACCGTCCTCGGCACCAAGCTGCCGCAGCCCGTGTACGTCCTCAGCACGGTCGCCGTCGAGGGCGACACCGTCCGGGTGCACGCCGACTCGCTGCCCAGCTTCGGCGGGGTCCGGGCCGCCGAGAACGAGGTGCGCTCGATCACCGACTTCCAGCAGAAGATCGACGAGCTGCCCGGCGGGATCAAGCTCGACAAGGTCGAGGCGGGGAAGAACGGTGTGGAGATCTCGGTGAAGGGTTCGAACGTCAAGCTGGCCGGGTAG
- a CDS encoding DUF3099 domain-containing protein: MYARRRHVYFAMMGTCIGLFVLAWGVVRLWSMPVAVGMCVVAMVIPPVAAMVANRRGPEDRWWDDPSGDPKSDEWWDELDGKKRRP; this comes from the coding sequence ATGTACGCCCGCCGCCGGCACGTCTACTTCGCCATGATGGGCACCTGCATCGGCCTCTTCGTCCTGGCCTGGGGAGTCGTGCGTCTGTGGTCGATGCCCGTGGCCGTCGGGATGTGTGTGGTCGCCATGGTCATCCCGCCGGTCGCCGCGATGGTCGCCAACCGGCGCGGCCCCGAGGACCGCTGGTGGGACGACCCCTCCGGCGACCCGAAGTCCGACGAGTGGTGGGACGAGCTGGACGGCAAGAAACGCCGCCCGTAG
- a CDS encoding FABP family protein: protein MIEIPSDLHKDLLPLAFLLGSWAGAGVHDFPGSEKCNFGQEVTFGHDGRDFLEYHSHTWVLDGDGNKVRPLESESGFWRIDADRKVEVTMVRDDGVVEIWYGDLAAKKPQIDLVTDAVARTAASGPYTGGKRLYGYVKSDLMWVGEKQTPEVELRPYLSAHLKKVVTPEDVERWAKALPDDMPDDGIAFFK, encoded by the coding sequence ATGATCGAGATCCCGTCCGACCTCCACAAGGACCTTCTCCCCCTCGCCTTCCTGCTCGGCAGTTGGGCGGGCGCGGGCGTGCACGACTTCCCCGGCTCCGAGAAGTGCAACTTCGGACAGGAGGTCACCTTCGGCCACGACGGCCGTGACTTCCTCGAGTACCACTCCCACACCTGGGTCCTGGACGGCGACGGCAACAAGGTCCGCCCCCTGGAGTCGGAGTCCGGCTTCTGGCGCATCGACGCCGACCGCAAGGTCGAGGTGACCATGGTCCGCGACGACGGCGTGGTCGAGATCTGGTACGGCGACCTGGCCGCCAAGAAGCCGCAGATCGACCTGGTCACGGACGCGGTCGCCCGCACGGCCGCCTCCGGCCCGTACACCGGCGGCAAGCGTCTGTACGGCTACGTCAAGAGCGACCTCATGTGGGTCGGCGAGAAGCAGACCCCCGAGGTCGAGCTGCGCCCCTACCTGTCGGCCCACCTGAAGAAGGTCGTCACCCCGGAAGACGTCGAACGCTGGGCGAAGGCCCTCCCGGACGACATGCCGGACGACGGGATCGCCTTCTTCAAGTAG
- a CDS encoding Ms5788A family Cys-rich leader peptide — translation MMQRQADLTKRRAVDLCRVAAMLCRPF, via the coding sequence ATGATGCAGCGACAGGCGGATCTCACGAAGCGGCGGGCAGTAGACCTGTGCCGCGTCGCCGCCATGCTCTGTCGCCCCTTCTGA
- the ygfZ gene encoding CAF17-like 4Fe-4S cluster assembly/insertion protein YgfZ — MKSPLLSLPGAVPAEGVDEDVAGHYGDLFREQRALADGAGFVDLSHRGVVAVTGADRLSWLHLLLTQHVTDLPAGQATEALILSAHGHIEHALYLVDDGETVWAHVEPGTQDALIAYLESMKFFYRVEVADRTADTAVVHLPAGSIAPVPPGAVVRETPYGRDLFLPRADLESYAAQAGPPAGILAHEALRVEHHRPRLGFETDHRTIPHELGWIGTAVHLQKGCYRGQETVARVQNLGKPPRRLVFLHLDGSEVLLPPAGTELRVATEDPDGRKIGFITTSARHHELGPVALALVKRNVPLDAPLVAGTTAAAQEVVVEP; from the coding sequence ATGAAGAGCCCTCTGCTGTCCCTGCCCGGCGCCGTCCCCGCCGAGGGCGTGGACGAAGACGTCGCCGGTCACTACGGCGACCTGTTCCGCGAGCAGCGTGCCCTCGCCGACGGCGCCGGTTTCGTCGACCTCTCGCACCGCGGAGTCGTCGCCGTCACCGGCGCGGACCGGCTGAGCTGGCTGCACCTGCTGCTCACCCAGCACGTCACCGACCTCCCCGCCGGCCAGGCGACCGAGGCGCTGATCCTCTCCGCGCACGGCCACATCGAGCACGCGCTCTACCTGGTGGACGACGGTGAGACGGTCTGGGCGCACGTCGAACCCGGCACCCAGGACGCGCTGATCGCCTACCTGGAATCGATGAAGTTCTTCTACCGGGTCGAGGTCGCCGACCGGACGGCGGACACCGCGGTCGTCCACCTCCCGGCGGGGTCGATCGCACCCGTCCCGCCCGGCGCCGTCGTCCGCGAGACCCCGTACGGCCGCGACCTCTTCCTCCCCCGCGCCGACCTGGAGTCGTACGCCGCGCAGGCCGGTCCGCCGGCCGGGATCCTCGCCCACGAGGCGCTCCGCGTCGAGCACCACCGGCCGCGCCTCGGCTTCGAGACCGACCACCGCACCATCCCGCACGAGCTGGGCTGGATCGGCACGGCGGTCCACCTCCAGAAGGGCTGCTACCGGGGCCAGGAGACGGTCGCCCGCGTGCAGAACCTCGGCAAGCCGCCCCGCCGCCTCGTCTTCCTCCACCTGGACGGCAGCGAGGTCCTTCTCCCGCCGGCCGGCACCGAACTGCGCGTCGCCACCGAGGACCCCGACGGCCGCAAGATCGGCTTCATCACCACGTCCGCCCGCCACCACGAACTCGGCCCGGTGGCCCTGGCCCTGGTGAAACGCAACGTCCCGCTGGACGCCCCCCTGGTGGCGGGCACCACGGCCGCGGCCCAGGAAGTCGTCGTCGAACCCTAG
- a CDS encoding S1C family serine protease, which yields MTESIRRSGEYENFENPYQAPYEGAQQHASAPMSSSPVNPEWPPPPVYQPVAQPTQQQPPVVEPSAVWQTQAAAGGSAGHGGYGGHGGGHDGGTALLTPLAAEPAPGAPAGKKKRTRGPLALLAAVAIVAAAIGGGTAYGIQELTGKNEVVSSSTTTSVVPSSKTGDVASIAAAVSPSVVEISATLSNGTSTGSGVIITGDGEILTNNHVISGANSVKVTTSDGKSYTAKVVGTDSKKDLALIKLENASGLKAATLGDSAGVKVGDTVVAIGSPEGLSGTVTSGIVSALNRDVTVSTDESQSQSESQQGDGGGNWPFQFGGRQFNGDTGTSTTTYKALQTDASLNPGNSGGALIDAGGNIIGINSAMYSAAAASSSSDAGSVGLGFAIPINTVKADLATLRAGGSDS from the coding sequence ATGACCGAGAGCATCCGCCGCAGCGGCGAGTACGAGAACTTCGAGAACCCGTACCAGGCCCCGTACGAGGGCGCCCAGCAGCACGCCTCCGCCCCCATGAGCTCCTCCCCCGTGAACCCCGAGTGGCCGCCCCCGCCGGTGTACCAGCCGGTCGCGCAGCCGACGCAGCAGCAGCCGCCGGTGGTCGAGCCGAGCGCGGTGTGGCAGACGCAGGCAGCCGCCGGCGGGAGCGCCGGCCACGGCGGCTACGGCGGCCACGGCGGCGGCCATGACGGCGGAACCGCTCTCCTCACCCCCCTGGCCGCGGAGCCCGCGCCCGGCGCTCCCGCCGGCAAGAAGAAGCGCACCCGGGGGCCGCTCGCGCTGCTCGCCGCCGTGGCGATCGTCGCGGCGGCCATAGGCGGCGGCACGGCGTACGGCATCCAGGAGCTGACCGGCAAGAACGAGGTGGTCTCCTCGTCCACCACGACCAGTGTGGTGCCGTCCAGCAAGACCGGTGACGTCGCCTCGATCGCTGCGGCGGTCAGCCCGAGCGTCGTCGAGATCAGCGCCACGCTGAGCAACGGGACGTCCACCGGATCCGGCGTGATCATCACCGGTGACGGCGAGATCCTCACCAACAACCACGTCATCTCCGGTGCGAACTCGGTCAAGGTGACGACCAGCGACGGCAAGTCGTACACCGCCAAGGTCGTCGGCACCGACAGCAAGAAGGACCTCGCGCTGATCAAGCTGGAGAACGCGTCCGGCCTGAAGGCGGCGACCCTCGGCGACTCCGCCGGCGTCAAGGTCGGTGACACGGTCGTGGCGATCGGCTCGCCCGAGGGCCTGTCCGGCACCGTCACCAGCGGCATCGTCTCCGCGCTGAACCGGGACGTGACCGTCTCGACGGACGAGAGCCAGAGCCAGAGCGAGAGCCAGCAGGGCGACGGGGGCGGCAACTGGCCGTTCCAGTTCGGCGGCCGGCAGTTCAACGGCGACACGGGCACGTCCACGACGACGTACAAGGCGCTCCAGACCGACGCCTCCCTCAACCCCGGCAACTCCGGCGGCGCGCTCATCGACGCGGGCGGCAACATCATCGGCATCAACTCCGCGATGTACTCCGCCGCGGCGGCCTCGTCGTCCTCCGACGCCGGCAGCGTCGGCCTCGGCTTCGCCATCCCGATCAACACCGTCAAGGCCGACCTCGCCACGCTGCGGGCCGGCGGCTCCGACAGCTGA
- a CDS encoding response regulator transcription factor has product MSPAEGDRDTQRILIVDDEPAVREALQRSLAFEGYDTQVAVDGADALEKATAYNPDLVVLDIQMPRMDGLTAARRIRGAGDLTPILMLTARDTVGDRVTGLDAGADDYLVKPFELDELFARVRALLRRSSYAAAAGAGTAEDDEALTFGDLRMNLATREVTRAGRPVELTRTEFTLLEMFMAHPRQVLTREQILKSVWGFDFEPSSNSLDVYVMYLRRKTEAGGEPRLVHTVRGVGYVLRQGGAE; this is encoded by the coding sequence ATGAGCCCCGCCGAAGGCGACCGTGACACCCAGCGCATCCTGATCGTCGACGACGAGCCGGCGGTGCGCGAAGCACTCCAGCGCAGCCTCGCCTTCGAGGGCTACGACACGCAGGTCGCGGTCGACGGCGCGGACGCCCTGGAGAAGGCGACGGCCTACAACCCCGACCTGGTGGTCCTGGACATCCAGATGCCGCGCATGGACGGCCTCACCGCGGCCCGCCGCATCCGGGGCGCGGGCGACCTGACGCCCATCCTGATGCTGACGGCCCGCGACACGGTCGGCGACCGCGTGACGGGACTGGACGCCGGGGCGGACGACTACCTGGTCAAGCCCTTCGAACTCGACGAACTCTTCGCCCGCGTACGGGCGTTGCTCCGCCGCAGCTCCTACGCGGCGGCGGCCGGAGCGGGCACGGCGGAGGACGACGAGGCCCTCACCTTCGGCGACCTGCGCATGAACCTCGCGACGCGGGAGGTGACACGGGCCGGCCGCCCGGTGGAACTGACCCGCACGGAGTTCACGCTGCTGGAGATGTTCATGGCACACCCCCGCCAGGTCCTCACCCGTGAGCAGATCCTGAAGTCGGTCTGGGGCTTCGACTTCGAGCCGTCGTCCAACTCGCTGGACGTGTACGTGATGTACCTGCGCCGCAAGACGGAAGCCGGCGGCGAACCGCGCCTCGTGCACACCGTGCGGGGCGTGGGGTACGTCCTGCGACAGGGCGGCGCGGAGTGA
- a CDS encoding DUF1416 domain-containing protein: MCGAKAGGPDASTIKPGETTIQGQVTRDGEPVVGYVRLLDSTGEFTAEVPTSATGQFRFYAAEGTWTVRALVPGGTADRTVVAQTGGLAEVAITV; encoded by the coding sequence ATGTGTGGAGCGAAGGCCGGCGGCCCGGACGCCTCGACGATCAAGCCCGGTGAGACCACCATCCAGGGTCAGGTGACCCGCGACGGCGAGCCGGTGGTCGGATACGTCCGCCTGCTGGACTCGACCGGCGAGTTCACGGCCGAGGTCCCGACCTCGGCGACCGGACAGTTCCGCTTCTACGCGGCCGAGGGCACCTGGACCGTCCGCGCCCTCGTTCCGGGCGGCACGGCGGACCGCACCGTCGTCGCCCAGACGGGCGGCCTCGCAGAGGTCGCGATCACCGTCTGA
- a CDS encoding DsrE family protein — MAKKLVIKVTAGADAPERCSQAFTVAAVAVASGVEVSLWLTGESAWFALPGRAAEFELPHAAPLPDLLDSILAGGRLTLCTQCAARRDITEKDVIEGVRIAGAQVFLQEALGDETQALVY; from the coding sequence ATGGCGAAGAAGCTCGTGATCAAGGTGACGGCGGGTGCCGATGCGCCCGAGCGGTGTTCTCAGGCGTTCACGGTCGCGGCGGTGGCCGTGGCCAGCGGGGTCGAGGTCTCGCTGTGGCTGACCGGGGAGTCCGCGTGGTTCGCGCTGCCGGGCCGGGCCGCCGAGTTCGAGCTGCCGCACGCGGCCCCGCTGCCCGACCTGCTCGACTCGATCCTCGCGGGCGGCCGCCTCACCCTGTGCACCCAGTGCGCGGCCCGCCGGGACATCACGGAGAAGGACGTCATCGAGGGCGTACGGATCGCGGGGGCGCAGGTCTTCTTGCAGGAGGCGCTGGGGGACGAGACGCAGGCGCTCGTCTACTGA
- a CDS encoding LacI family DNA-binding transcriptional regulator, which translates to MAKVTRDDVARLAGTSTAVVSYVINNGPRPVAPATRERVLAAIKELGYRPDRVAQAMASRRTDLIGLIIPDARQPFFGEMAHAVEQAASERGKMVLVGNTDYVAEREVHYLRAFLGMRVSGLILVSHALNDLAAAEIDAWDARVVLLHERPEAIDDVAVVTDDLGGAQLAVRHLLEHGHPYVACVGGTAETPSVGDPVSDHVEGWRRAMDEAGLSTEGRLFEAPYNRYDAYQVGLEILAGPHRPPAIFCSTDDQAIGVLRAARELRIDVPGELALIGFDDIKEAGLADPPMTTISSDRSAMAREAVDLVLDDGLRVVGSRRERLKVFPSRLVLRRSCGCA; encoded by the coding sequence GTGGCCAAGGTGACTCGGGATGATGTGGCGCGGCTGGCGGGGACTTCCACCGCCGTCGTCAGTTATGTCATCAACAACGGACCCCGGCCGGTCGCACCGGCCACGCGCGAGCGTGTCCTCGCCGCCATCAAGGAACTGGGGTACCGGCCCGACCGGGTCGCCCAGGCGATGGCGTCCCGGCGCACGGACCTCATAGGCCTGATCATCCCGGACGCCCGTCAGCCGTTCTTCGGCGAGATGGCGCACGCGGTCGAGCAGGCCGCCTCCGAGCGCGGAAAAATGGTGCTGGTCGGCAACACCGACTACGTCGCCGAGCGCGAGGTCCACTATCTGCGGGCGTTCCTCGGCATGCGCGTCTCGGGCCTGATCCTCGTCAGCCACGCGCTGAACGACCTGGCGGCCGCCGAGATCGACGCGTGGGACGCCCGCGTGGTGCTGTTGCACGAACGCCCCGAGGCCATCGACGACGTCGCCGTCGTCACCGACGACCTGGGCGGCGCCCAGCTCGCCGTCCGCCACCTCCTGGAGCACGGCCACCCGTATGTGGCCTGTGTCGGCGGCACCGCCGAGACCCCGTCCGTCGGCGACCCCGTCTCCGACCACGTCGAGGGCTGGCGGCGCGCGATGGACGAGGCCGGGCTGAGCACCGAGGGCCGGCTCTTCGAGGCCCCGTACAACCGCTACGACGCCTACCAGGTCGGCCTGGAGATCCTCGCCGGGCCGCACCGCCCGCCCGCGATCTTCTGCTCCACCGACGACCAGGCGATCGGCGTGCTGCGCGCGGCGCGCGAGCTGCGCATCGACGTGCCGGGCGAGCTGGCGCTCATCGGCTTCGACGACATCAAGGAAGCGGGCCTTGCTGACCCGCCCATGACAACGATTTCATCGGACCGCTCGGCGATGGCCCGCGAGGCCGTCGACCTCGTCCTGGACGACGGTCTGCGGGTCGTGGGCTCCCGCCGCGAGCGGCTGAAGGTGTTCCCGTCACGGCTGGTGCTCCGCAGGTCCTGCGGCTGCGCGTAA